In one Phycisphaeraceae bacterium genomic region, the following are encoded:
- a CDS encoding NAD(P)-dependent oxidoreductase, translating into MKTILITGASGFIGTHAAKEFARDHHPILLSRKQPDAPGKWYKGSFELFEDLRQLDAHQIDALVHLGAVTGGCSEEDGLAVNVQGTRRLLRYLIDRGTRRFVLASSIATVGLLDNRFLPLQLPIPDDHPCLAFDFYGLSKYLMEEETRYFARRYTDADFVNFRIGAVVPVDWSPKDVTAQTPPTWSPPCLLSNVCVVDVVAAIRAALTGSPKPGVRVLNLVAPTATADDPVPAILRASFDPRWKSYDLSHYEKPGHEYAPIFSIANLKKELGFTPQIPVRPREFRAWKAKQTS; encoded by the coding sequence ATGAAGACAATCCTCATCACCGGCGCGAGTGGTTTCATCGGTACCCATGCGGCAAAAGAGTTTGCCCGCGACCATCATCCAATCCTGCTGAGTCGCAAGCAGCCCGACGCTCCAGGCAAGTGGTACAAGGGATCATTCGAGCTTTTTGAAGACCTGCGCCAGCTCGACGCACATCAAATCGACGCCTTGGTACATCTGGGTGCGGTGACCGGCGGCTGTTCAGAAGAAGACGGCCTGGCGGTCAACGTGCAGGGCACGCGTCGACTTCTGCGCTACCTCATTGATCGCGGCACGCGCCGATTCGTCCTGGCGAGTTCCATCGCCACCGTCGGACTGCTCGACAACCGCTTTCTGCCTCTGCAACTACCCATCCCCGATGACCACCCCTGTCTTGCCTTCGACTTCTACGGCCTGTCGAAGTATCTGATGGAAGAGGAGACCCGATACTTCGCCCGCAGATACACAGATGCGGATTTCGTGAATTTCCGAATCGGAGCGGTCGTGCCCGTGGATTGGAGCCCCAAGGATGTAACCGCGCAGACTCCGCCGACGTGGTCGCCGCCATGCCTGCTTTCCAATGTCTGCGTGGTGGATGTCGTGGCTGCGATCCGTGCTGCGCTGACCGGCAGTCCTAAGCCGGGAGTCCGCGTGCTCAACCTCGTCGCGCCGACCGCCACAGCCGACGACCCTGTGCCGGCCATCCTCCGCGCCAGCTTCGACCCGCGATGGAAAAGCTACGACCTGTCCCACTATGAAAAGCCCGGACATGAATATGCCCCGATCTTTTCCATCGCAAACCTGAAAAAAGAGCTGGGCTTTACGCCGCAGATTCCGGTGCGGCCGCGCGAGTTCCGCGCCTGGAAGGCAAAGCAAACCTCCTGA
- a CDS encoding type II secretion system protein, giving the protein MVCSCLSFGVVPSSLLSRRVATRDVRVRLSGFTLVELLVVIAIIGLLVGITLPVLSRARMAGAASVSLSNMRQMGIAVGCYATESNQYLPKHEGWFNAPGVFSEIRNTDTSLTFPSDGKTARRTHWPDHLFRYVEIPSIYISPLLTEQERADFTTKFVSEQYINDPKAMYGGYGWNYQYLGSDRRAFTGAPAFYVRVDEIKAPTNTVAIADTAGSRKGIATNRPGEGNSAVYVVDPPLGSVTLGSQGARRTAPAAGNSYYTQPAGTGGDQPDGTAETYLYRAFPAERNNGAAHFSFLDGHAKAMKLAEIDDFNKDGVKDNGYWNGKGDPFVQ; this is encoded by the coding sequence ATGGTTTGTTCGTGTCTGTCGTTCGGCGTTGTCCCGTCGTCCCTGCTTTCCCGTCGCGTTGCAACGCGCGATGTACGAGTGCGGTTGTCGGGGTTTACGCTCGTTGAATTACTGGTGGTCATCGCGATCATCGGATTGCTGGTAGGCATCACGCTGCCGGTGCTCAGTCGGGCGCGCATGGCGGGGGCTGCGTCGGTCAGTCTCAGCAACATGAGGCAGATGGGTATAGCCGTCGGATGCTACGCCACGGAAAGCAACCAGTACCTGCCCAAGCACGAGGGCTGGTTCAACGCACCGGGGGTATTCTCCGAGATCAGAAACACCGACACCTCGTTGACTTTTCCTTCTGACGGCAAGACGGCTCGTCGGACGCACTGGCCGGACCACCTGTTCCGTTATGTCGAGATTCCGTCGATCTACATCAGCCCCCTGCTCACCGAGCAGGAACGGGCAGACTTCACCACCAAGTTTGTCTCCGAACAATACATCAACGACCCGAAAGCCATGTATGGCGGGTACGGATGGAACTACCAATATCTGGGCAGCGATCGTCGCGCGTTTACCGGCGCGCCGGCCTTCTATGTGCGTGTGGATGAGATCAAAGCTCCTACGAACACCGTCGCCATCGCCGACACCGCCGGTTCGCGCAAAGGCATCGCGACAAACCGTCCCGGCGAAGGCAACTCGGCGGTGTACGTTGTCGATCCGCCCCTGGGATCGGTGACACTGGGCTCCCAGGGTGCCCGCCGCACCGCCCCAGCCGCGGGTAACTCCTACTACACACAGCCGGCCGGCACGGGCGGTGACCAGCCCGATGGCACAGCCGAAACCTATCTCTACCGCGCCTTCCCCGCGGAACGAAACAACGGTGCTGCCCACTTCAGCTTCCTCGACGGCCACGCCAAAGCGATGAAGCTGGCGGAGATCGACGACTTCAACAAAGACGGTGTTAAAGACAACGGGTATTGGAACGGCAAGGGAGACCCGTTTGTCCAGTAA
- a CDS encoding NAD(P)-dependent oxidoreductase, which translates to MNVLIVGGAGNVGRILRPALEARYNCYHLDLQPVPGAESRTTVGSVNDPDITRAALQGMQAAVFLAMGVGPNTYIYDVDATFDVNAKGAYRFYSAALQAGVRRFVHASSLSVYGDLIQRREPRDESSPPNAWNTYGFTKRVGEMVCETAALRYPDAGIVALRLMSPMDEKSFKGNEYRADAGWHAMGPNDTCRLFIAALEYTSKPGYLVVQATGDLGQQRWPYAKAEQILGWRPEGK; encoded by the coding sequence ATGAACGTGCTTATTGTCGGAGGTGCCGGCAATGTCGGCAGAATCCTCCGCCCCGCACTCGAGGCGCGGTACAACTGTTATCACCTCGACCTTCAACCCGTACCGGGTGCTGAATCACGGACAACCGTGGGCAGCGTCAACGATCCCGACATCACCCGCGCCGCTTTACAGGGAATGCAGGCGGCGGTGTTTCTTGCGATGGGTGTCGGTCCGAATACCTACATCTATGACGTGGACGCCACCTTTGATGTCAATGCCAAGGGAGCTTACCGGTTCTACTCCGCCGCACTGCAAGCCGGAGTGCGGAGGTTCGTGCACGCAAGCTCACTGAGTGTTTACGGGGATCTGATCCAAAGACGCGAGCCGCGCGACGAATCCTCGCCGCCTAATGCGTGGAATACCTATGGGTTCACCAAACGGGTGGGCGAAATGGTCTGCGAAACCGCAGCGTTGCGATATCCTGATGCGGGTATCGTTGCGCTGCGGCTCATGTCGCCCATGGATGAAAAATCCTTCAAAGGCAACGAGTACCGTGCAGACGCAGGCTGGCATGCGATGGGGCCAAACGATACGTGTCGGCTGTTTATCGCTGCTCTGGAATACACAAGTAAACCCGGCTACCTCGTCGTGCAGGCGACCGGCGATCTCGGCCAGCAACGCTGGCCTTATGCCAAGGCGGAACAAATACTGGGCTGGAGGCCCGAAGGAAAATGA
- a CDS encoding PEP-CTERM sorting domain-containing protein (PEP-CTERM proteins occur, often in large numbers, in the proteomes of bacteria that also encode an exosortase, a predicted intramembrane cysteine proteinase. The presence of a PEP-CTERM domain at a protein's C-terminus predicts cleavage within the sorting domain, followed by covalent anchoring to some some component of the (usually Gram-negative) cell surface. Many PEP-CTERM proteins exhibit an unusual sequence composition that includes large numbers of potential glycosylation sites. Expression of one such protein has been shown restore the ability of a bacterium to form floc, a type of biofilm.): MFHVRLGRMAGLVVLGQLAVTLTAQAGALLPTKDSGNAYATYALGYSTVNSSHELFVHTGDSIWRYDADTDSFTDQISGLRSSFGGPARISDMGFAPGPDGEAMVMMGQAGGALLVNLSTGTRVLAPNIDSGPGDTGTDDNLFSAASRADGKYYATYVAPDYSTFTSVYFLNPGDPTPASFVVDPPVASPIPNSTADYSGSMTFDTAGNLYVGVFSYLTGQSFPIGTAGFFRIDAADLDTFESTGTLPGSAVHYLGGAPSNGNGSLVVDLEGNLYFSTSTGIGRFRNGVITSVVGDVLFNGFPPVNAVEGLAYDPATNSLAFGQYNQSLGGHELAFLMVPEPTSALLLVIGVAGVMRRRGR, encoded by the coding sequence ATGTTTCATGTTCGTTTGGGTCGGATGGCGGGTCTGGTGGTTCTGGGACAGTTGGCGGTGACTCTGACAGCGCAGGCGGGCGCGCTGTTACCGACCAAAGACAGCGGCAATGCGTATGCGACGTATGCCCTGGGCTACAGCACCGTCAACAGTTCACACGAGCTGTTCGTGCATACGGGAGATTCGATCTGGCGTTACGACGCCGACACGGACTCGTTTACCGATCAGATCAGCGGATTGCGCAGCTCATTTGGTGGGCCGGCCCGCATCTCGGATATGGGCTTTGCCCCAGGTCCAGACGGCGAAGCGATGGTGATGATGGGGCAGGCAGGCGGGGCCTTGCTCGTAAACCTGAGCACGGGTACTCGTGTGCTGGCACCCAACATTGACTCAGGACCGGGAGACACCGGCACCGACGACAACCTCTTCTCCGCAGCCAGCCGAGCGGACGGCAAGTACTACGCGACCTATGTCGCGCCGGATTATTCCACCTTTACCTCGGTCTATTTTCTGAATCCGGGTGATCCGACGCCGGCCAGTTTTGTCGTTGATCCTCCAGTGGCTTCACCGATCCCCAACAGCACCGCTGATTACAGCGGCTCGATGACATTTGATACGGCGGGAAATCTTTACGTCGGGGTCTTTAGCTATCTCACCGGTCAGAGTTTTCCGATCGGCACCGCCGGCTTTTTCCGCATCGATGCCGCAGACCTCGATACGTTTGAATCCACAGGCACTCTGCCAGGCTCAGCGGTTCACTACCTTGGCGGGGCACCCTCCAACGGCAACGGTTCGCTGGTCGTGGACTTGGAAGGAAACTTGTATTTCAGCACCTCGACCGGTATCGGTCGCTTTCGTAACGGCGTGATTACGAGTGTCGTAGGTGATGTGCTTTTCAATGGTTTTCCGCCGGTCAACGCTGTCGAGGGCCTTGCTTACGATCCCGCGACGAACAGTCTGGCGTTCGGTCAATACAACCAATCGCTCGGCGGTCATGAATTGGCGTTCCTGATGGTTCCTGAGCCGACGAGTGCGCTGCTGCTGGTAATCGGGGTGGCAGGGGTGATGCGGAGACGCGGACGGTGA
- a CDS encoding prepilin-type N-terminal cleavage/methylation domain-containing protein: MPSGTLSQRWSRCCAVFGRPASPGLGEGFTLIELLVVVAIIALLISIMLPALGRARDTARTSVCGSGLRQMGVAMSIYLHDNRETIFPWRENFADHTLYWFGYEALPAQAEGSRIVDRTRGRLWPYYERSDSIEICPSFPNWSSRYKKKFITNWSTYGLPRGLSEPGYPIQLRQIIEPSRMLMFVDSAQINAFQFPATPSNPMFEQWFYVAPSERTVAYLHNHRANAVMFDGHVETVFPQFGYDPRFPEAPIGLPPANVKLQLP, encoded by the coding sequence GTGCCGTCCGGAACCCTCTCCCAGCGGTGGAGCCGTTGCTGCGCTGTTTTCGGGAGACCAGCCTCACCGGGTCTGGGAGAGGGTTTTACCCTCATTGAGTTGCTTGTCGTTGTTGCGATCATCGCCTTGTTGATTTCGATCATGCTTCCCGCTCTGGGTCGGGCGAGAGACACGGCGCGCACCAGCGTCTGTGGATCGGGTCTGCGACAGATGGGGGTGGCGATGTCGATCTACCTCCATGACAATCGAGAGACGATCTTTCCCTGGCGTGAAAACTTTGCCGACCACACCCTGTATTGGTTTGGTTACGAGGCGCTGCCTGCGCAGGCGGAAGGTTCACGGATCGTCGATCGCACCCGTGGGCGGCTCTGGCCTTACTACGAGAGGTCCGACAGCATCGAGATCTGCCCGTCGTTTCCCAATTGGAGCTCACGCTACAAGAAAAAGTTCATCACAAACTGGTCCACCTATGGCCTGCCTCGCGGACTGAGCGAGCCGGGGTATCCGATTCAGTTACGACAAATCATCGAGCCATCCCGAATGTTGATGTTTGTCGATTCCGCCCAGATCAATGCGTTTCAGTTTCCCGCCACGCCGAGCAATCCCATGTTCGAGCAATGGTTTTATGTAGCCCCCAGCGAACGGACAGTGGCCTACCTTCATAACCATCGCGCCAATGCGGTCATGTTCGACGGGCATGTGGAGACGGTGTTTCCGCAATTTGGCTACGATCCCCGATTCCCCGAAGCACCGATTGGCCTGCCGCCTGCTAACGTCAAGCTTCAGTTGCCCTAA
- a CDS encoding NAD(P)-dependent oxidoreductase, whose product MKLLIIGGAGYVGSILRPTLEAAYDCYHLDLVPFEGVADNRQFVADLNDEHALRSAAYQKDALLFLAMGKAPTQPADGPHPTRDTDFAFDVNAKGYYRAVSTALQEGVRRIVYASSLSVYRLSAHRCGTLDESMSPDSTDPYGMTKRLGEEINNVFASAFKDATLTSLRLMWPRNEKDWPGNEFKPGQYWYPTGPSDLRRLFLAALECRIPGSHILQATGDLEEKAFSHTRVHQLLGWKPEGR is encoded by the coding sequence ATGAAGCTGCTGATCATCGGAGGCGCGGGATACGTCGGTTCCATCCTGCGACCCACGCTCGAGGCGGCATACGACTGCTATCACCTCGACCTTGTACCCTTCGAGGGCGTCGCGGATAACCGTCAGTTCGTCGCTGATCTCAACGACGAACACGCGCTCCGTTCCGCGGCCTATCAGAAAGACGCTCTGCTCTTTCTGGCTATGGGCAAGGCACCCACCCAGCCGGCAGACGGGCCGCATCCGACACGCGACACCGACTTCGCCTTCGATGTCAACGCCAAAGGCTACTACCGCGCTGTCAGCACCGCACTGCAGGAAGGAGTGCGCCGCATCGTCTATGCCAGCAGCCTGAGCGTGTACCGTCTGTCCGCACACAGATGCGGAACGCTCGACGAATCGATGTCACCCGATTCAACTGATCCCTACGGCATGACCAAACGTCTGGGCGAGGAAATCAATAATGTCTTCGCCAGTGCGTTCAAAGACGCGACTCTGACATCCCTGCGGCTGATGTGGCCTCGCAACGAAAAAGACTGGCCGGGAAACGAATTCAAACCCGGCCAGTATTGGTATCCAACCGGCCCCTCCGACCTGCGGCGGCTGTTTCTGGCTGCTCTGGAGTGTCGGATACCCGGCTCACATATTCTCCAAGCGACCGGCGACCTGGAGGAAAAAGCGTTCAGTCACACTCGCGTGCATCAGCTTCTAGGCTGGAAACCGGAGGGGCGATGA
- a CDS encoding NAD(P)-dependent oxidoreductase has product MKILIVGGAGYVGSIVRDGLEAQHDCWYYDLKPVVGRESRTILADVCDAKQIQRAVVSMQAIVYMAMGVTSLTTSPTGHREDVHELNFAFSVNTGGWLGFATYGLLAGVRRFVYTSSLSVFADEMPDYQLTEDHPASAWHPYGMSKRCGEFICEEAAKRQPDATFLTLRVMAPRNREHFATRQRYKPDREPPHLGPNDATRLYLAAIACEHPGYHIIHATGDVKEQWYRHRNARDLLGWEARGN; this is encoded by the coding sequence ATGAAAATTCTTATTGTCGGCGGAGCCGGATACGTCGGTTCGATTGTGCGAGACGGCCTCGAAGCTCAACACGACTGCTGGTACTACGACCTCAAGCCGGTCGTCGGCCGAGAGTCGCGCACCATCCTTGCGGATGTCTGTGATGCAAAGCAGATTCAACGTGCGGTTGTCTCGATGCAGGCAATCGTGTACATGGCGATGGGGGTGACATCACTCACCACAAGCCCCACCGGACACCGCGAGGATGTTCACGAACTAAACTTCGCCTTTTCCGTCAATACCGGCGGGTGGCTGGGATTTGCCACTTACGGCCTGCTCGCAGGCGTCCGGCGGTTTGTCTATACCAGCTCGCTGAGCGTTTTCGCCGATGAAATGCCCGACTATCAACTCACCGAGGACCATCCCGCATCGGCGTGGCATCCCTACGGCATGAGCAAGCGGTGCGGTGAATTCATCTGCGAAGAAGCGGCGAAGCGACAACCCGACGCCACGTTTCTCACGCTTCGTGTCATGGCTCCGCGCAACCGAGAACATTTCGCCACCCGACAGCGCTACAAGCCGGATCGTGAGCCGCCGCACCTGGGGCCCAATGACGCGACGCGCCTCTATCTCGCAGCGATCGCCTGTGAACACCCCGGCTATCACATCATCCACGCCACCGGGGACGTAAAGGAACAATGGTACCGTCACCGGAATGCCCGCGACCTTCTGGGGTGGGAAGCGCGCGGAAACTGA
- a CDS encoding glycoside hydrolase family 127 protein, translating to MTTAAPTRGEIRIYNETITPFPSYAVSRGIPLPPGAVKDPSEISIRDKDGKSIPFGAKVLQRRPDGSIEWLLVDYSIDLAAEEEKSLFIELRPGDAPAVKNPVQVSESADSVTLTNGITTLVISRKGGSIVREWSSQGRQIVGPQDLFDLETMDTGTKIYRASLSGPLSVSVEHANPLRAVVLVEGKHTARDKSTFLDFQLRFVLTANLPDVRFEHTFLCREKAELVHARAIRLVTTTRMDPAARKLIRQKHHTQEYFHRPMSLEENVEVVSSSVSDLDHYERDFKPFKMGTVFIRNFNSLKEDSSKYPYHMRPDSPSKFREDYGVGAFRQIFEYLGWTSNDLSLSFSFLRWDKLHPKSIALDENRMTISIWPEWATPCRMTQGASKTHVFHITSDPRSININEVERRFNRWEMMGLDPVAISFDPAWPAHCEVLDQQHLFKYQPKKYPFLENLIEVSPAAGNPGRWTYYRLPGAGMWHFGDLGGEGGFNNNEDDGLVLFPLVDYLRTGNVYCYDYGVETAKHYMEVDFCEFSTNARQNGGLIAHTVNHFEGMAYPSHEWVEGILAYYYLTGDPRAKRTVIRVGDHYIWWANNLMSTIAVDGREAGMPLVNLAAVYRLTGDKKYLDAAFKIVDAFHRKHYEEHGELKYPYPQYGNLEGGSWQKNIRGYGDWSSYSGLYRLWEQSHDEKLKELLINLLKVAVQPESFSVNDARAMDFFTVWIYMKLTGDTDVINRLGMIIPMLLKRGGHPTRRLHFLKELDERGLIDERIVGSRGGVI from the coding sequence ATGACGACTGCTGCTCCGACTCGCGGTGAAATCCGCATCTATAACGAGACCATCACGCCATTCCCCAGTTACGCCGTCAGCCGCGGCATCCCATTGCCGCCCGGTGCGGTGAAGGATCCCAGTGAAATTTCCATCCGCGATAAGGATGGCAAGTCGATTCCCTTCGGTGCGAAGGTACTCCAAAGACGTCCCGATGGCAGTATCGAATGGCTGCTGGTCGATTACTCGATTGATCTGGCGGCTGAGGAGGAGAAGTCGTTGTTTATTGAGCTTCGCCCCGGCGATGCGCCGGCGGTGAAGAATCCCGTACAGGTCAGCGAATCCGCCGACTCAGTCACGCTCACCAATGGCATCACGACACTGGTCATCTCCAGAAAGGGCGGGTCCATTGTCCGCGAATGGTCCAGCCAGGGCCGTCAGATCGTCGGGCCGCAGGACCTGTTTGATCTTGAGACGATGGATACAGGCACGAAGATTTACCGTGCATCGCTGTCGGGGCCGTTGTCGGTCAGCGTCGAGCATGCCAATCCGCTTCGTGCAGTGGTTCTCGTGGAAGGCAAACACACCGCGCGGGACAAGAGCACATTCCTGGATTTCCAGCTTCGTTTTGTGCTGACCGCCAACTTGCCGGATGTGCGGTTTGAGCACACGTTTCTCTGCCGTGAGAAAGCGGAGTTGGTGCATGCACGGGCGATCCGTCTGGTGACGACGACGCGCATGGACCCGGCCGCCCGGAAGCTCATTCGCCAGAAACACCACACGCAGGAGTATTTCCACCGGCCGATGTCTCTGGAGGAAAACGTCGAAGTTGTTTCCAGCAGTGTCAGTGATCTGGACCATTACGAGCGTGACTTCAAGCCGTTCAAGATGGGCACGGTGTTTATCCGTAATTTCAACAGCCTGAAGGAAGACAGCTCCAAGTATCCCTACCACATGCGACCCGACTCACCGAGTAAGTTTCGCGAGGATTATGGCGTCGGCGCATTTCGGCAGATTTTTGAATATCTCGGCTGGACCTCAAACGATCTCTCGCTGTCGTTCAGCTTCCTGCGATGGGACAAGCTGCATCCCAAGTCGATCGCACTGGATGAAAACCGGATGACGATTTCGATCTGGCCGGAGTGGGCGACGCCTTGCCGCATGACGCAGGGTGCGAGCAAGACGCACGTCTTCCATATCACCAGTGATCCGCGTTCGATCAACATCAACGAAGTTGAGCGACGATTCAATCGCTGGGAGATGATGGGTCTGGACCCGGTGGCGATCTCGTTTGACCCTGCATGGCCGGCACACTGCGAAGTGCTCGATCAGCAGCACCTTTTCAAATATCAACCCAAGAAATATCCGTTCCTGGAAAACCTCATCGAAGTCTCGCCGGCCGCGGGCAATCCGGGTCGCTGGACGTACTATCGCCTGCCCGGTGCGGGCATGTGGCACTTCGGTGATCTTGGCGGCGAAGGCGGATTCAACAACAACGAAGACGACGGGCTGGTCCTCTTCCCGCTGGTGGATTATCTCCGTACGGGAAATGTGTATTGCTATGACTACGGTGTCGAGACGGCCAAGCACTATATGGAAGTGGACTTCTGCGAGTTCAGCACCAATGCGCGGCAGAACGGCGGACTCATCGCCCACACGGTCAATCACTTCGAGGGTATGGCTTACCCAAGCCATGAGTGGGTCGAGGGCATTCTCGCCTACTACTACCTCACCGGTGATCCCCGCGCCAAGAGGACGGTCATCCGTGTCGGCGATCATTACATCTGGTGGGCGAACAACCTCATGTCCACCATCGCGGTCGATGGACGCGAGGCCGGCATGCCGCTGGTGAACCTCGCAGCGGTGTACCGTCTGACGGGGGATAAAAAGTATCTCGACGCGGCATTCAAGATCGTCGATGCCTTCCATCGCAAGCACTATGAGGAGCACGGCGAACTCAAATATCCCTATCCGCAATACGGCAACCTTGAAGGCGGTTCGTGGCAGAAAAATATCCGCGGCTACGGCGACTGGTCGAGCTATTCAGGACTCTATCGCCTCTGGGAGCAGTCTCACGATGAGAAGCTCAAGGAACTGCTCATCAATCTGCTCAAAGTGGCGGTGCAACCCGAAAGCTTCAGCGTCAATGACGCACGGGCCATGGATTTCTTCACCGTCTGGATCTACATGAAGCTCACCGGCGATACGGATGTGATCAACCGCCTGGGCATGATCATCCCGATGCTCCTCAAACGCGGCGGACATCCGACGCGGCGGCTCCACTTCCTCAAGGAACTCGATGAGCGCGGCTTGATCGACGAGAGGATCGTCGGCTCCCGCGGCGGAGTGATCTGA
- a CDS encoding sugar phosphate isomerase/epimerase: MKLCVSTYSLARWRNENNKTLEDSIDWIAENGVKAIEFSGLDKQAEANPLKRAAALRKRCEKRGLHVAGFSVGANLLLNPTEQRKVIEKVKRDVDIAAELGARNMRHDVAYGFNDANKDLKGPKTFAHALTVVVPAVREITEHGVKCGVKTSLENHGFFMQASERVEKLIKTVGHKNFGLTLDMGNFLCVNEDPVKAVARVAKYAIMVHTKDFHVKLKKLRPPTGWFDTPTEISLRGAIVGHGIIDIPKQLALIKKSGYKGYLSLEFEGIEEPAMAIKTGLDYLTQELKAIKALG; encoded by the coding sequence TTGAAACTTTGCGTCAGCACCTACAGCCTCGCGCGATGGCGGAATGAAAATAACAAGACACTCGAAGACTCCATCGACTGGATCGCTGAGAACGGCGTGAAGGCAATCGAGTTTTCCGGCCTCGACAAGCAGGCTGAAGCCAATCCCCTGAAGCGCGCCGCGGCGCTCCGCAAGCGTTGCGAAAAACGCGGCCTGCATGTTGCCGGCTTCAGCGTCGGCGCCAACCTGCTGCTCAACCCGACTGAACAACGCAAGGTCATCGAAAAGGTGAAACGCGATGTGGACATCGCGGCGGAACTCGGCGCCCGAAACATGCGCCACGATGTGGCCTACGGCTTCAACGATGCGAATAAGGACCTCAAAGGGCCTAAGACATTCGCACACGCACTGACAGTCGTCGTTCCCGCTGTCCGCGAGATCACCGAACACGGCGTCAAATGCGGCGTGAAAACTTCCCTCGAAAATCATGGCTTTTTCATGCAGGCCTCCGAGCGTGTCGAGAAGCTCATCAAAACTGTCGGCCATAAAAACTTCGGCCTGACTCTGGACATGGGTAACTTCCTCTGCGTGAACGAAGACCCGGTCAAGGCGGTCGCCCGTGTCGCCAAGTATGCGATCATGGTCCACACCAAAGACTTCCATGTGAAGCTCAAGAAGCTGCGCCCGCCTACCGGCTGGTTCGACACGCCGACGGAAATCTCGCTCCGCGGTGCAATCGTCGGCCATGGCATCATTGACATCCCCAAACAACTCGCACTGATCAAAAAGTCGGGCTACAAAGGCTACCTGTCGCTGGAGTTCGAGGGCATTGAAGAACCCGCGATGGCGATCAAGACGGGGTTGGACTACCTGACGCAGGAACTCAAAGCGATCAAAGCTCTGGGTTGA